One part of the Nostoc sp. PCC 7120 = FACHB-418 genome encodes these proteins:
- the sepJ gene encoding septal junction formation protein SepJ (SepJ is involved in filament integrity and heterocyst development) yields MGRFEKRPDNDPRVRGELSRAAETALWAVVEDLESLQQNVLRSFQEEIKKLQTEKDRLTDEVQQLIEEKEHLQEVRRITEQQVLIRQLSEALAKHICSQLQSSLAKIANQTESQIAALKSAQSIGPAIENNEQVEKMLGSLDDNLTIAFNSLQQELKNYQSNLSQQLSRMYNQQQQGETIVEELIDRLRGELTRAIQETSTAKAQLSPPTVLQPPELQPPSSPVVVNLSPPTVLQFPDQQSPNPLQASTPLEETSTTKPSVSITPPEKSTPVTIVPPPQETRPETKSVIPKVSPDSETKLQSSQEKAAEPSSVINRELSAGAAKSPLTPEKPPEPISTSKTKFSPSSEKPPEPISTSKTKFSPSSEKPPEPVSVLSRDSSASKASTPPPAPVVRRGSTPSSSRSRKSSNLSPVQVGFLLVVLSTVMTALYNVVLKGMFYKTSQLSAMLEVAGLISPTLGNIMLILTLRLMVVVPLMILLAPMMYPQVWQDLQNLKQSLGNNQSGSRSQPQRFVQLMFASGCFLFLSQVLIYLAIGQVPTGVAIALFFVYPLINGVLSWLLFRDRPGVFRASAIGAIFCGEVLVFAGATSTGIGTTPLGSITAILAGAAFACYLILTRVCAAKVHPVSLSLINFVTMLGLSFIFLMIPLPENWSLVVDPSKLLEIVLSAFILGALTLLSYVFSHIGINKLGGLRSAIISASVPILTVILAGLVLQETLNIAQIFGVLFVTFGAIAFGIGKIQNPNKPANAEG; encoded by the coding sequence ATGGGGCGATTTGAGAAGCGACCAGACAACGACCCGCGAGTCCGAGGCGAGTTATCCAGGGCAGCAGAAACAGCTCTATGGGCTGTTGTGGAAGATTTAGAAAGTCTACAGCAGAATGTCCTCAGATCATTTCAGGAAGAAATCAAAAAACTACAGACAGAAAAAGACCGTTTAACAGATGAAGTTCAGCAGCTAATTGAAGAAAAAGAACATTTACAAGAGGTACGGCGGATTACAGAGCAGCAAGTATTAATCCGTCAATTGTCAGAAGCTTTAGCCAAGCACATCTGTTCTCAATTGCAATCATCACTAGCGAAAATAGCCAACCAAACAGAGAGCCAAATAGCTGCTCTCAAGTCAGCCCAAAGCATCGGCCCTGCTATCGAGAACAATGAGCAGGTAGAAAAAATGCTGGGTAGTCTAGACGATAACCTGACGATCGCCTTTAATTCTCTCCAACAAGAACTCAAAAACTACCAAAGTAATCTCTCCCAGCAGTTGTCTCGAATGTATAACCAACAGCAGCAAGGAGAAACAATTGTCGAAGAGTTAATTGATCGTCTACGTGGGGAATTGACAAGAGCTATCCAAGAAACATCAACAGCGAAAGCTCAGTTATCCCCGCCAACGGTGTTGCAGCCTCCAGAACTACAACCCCCAAGCTCTCCGGTGGTAGTGAATTTATCACCACCTACGGTATTGCAATTTCCTGATCAACAATCGCCCAATCCTTTACAAGCATCTACACCATTAGAGGAGACTAGCACTACCAAGCCATCGGTTAGTATTACTCCTCCTGAGAAATCAACACCAGTAACAATAGTTCCACCACCCCAGGAAACACGACCAGAAACAAAGTCTGTCATCCCCAAGGTGTCACCAGACAGCGAGACGAAATTACAATCATCTCAGGAAAAAGCTGCTGAACCAAGTTCTGTAATTAACAGAGAATTATCTGCGGGTGCGGCTAAATCTCCACTAACTCCAGAAAAACCTCCTGAGCCAATTTCTACAAGTAAAACGAAGTTCTCACCCTCCTCAGAAAAACCTCCTGAGCCGATTTCTACAAGTAAAACTAAGTTCTCACCCTCCTCAGAAAAACCTCCTGAGCCAGTTTCTGTACTCAGTCGAGATTCATCGGCAAGTAAAGCTTCAACTCCTCCGCCTGCACCAGTAGTCAGACGGGGATCAACACCTTCCTCATCAAGATCACGTAAATCATCTAACTTGTCACCAGTCCAAGTGGGTTTTTTGTTGGTAGTGTTGTCCACGGTGATGACAGCGTTATACAACGTAGTCCTGAAGGGGATGTTCTATAAAACTTCTCAACTCTCCGCAATGCTGGAAGTGGCGGGGTTAATCTCGCCGACCTTGGGAAATATTATGTTAATTCTGACTTTGCGGTTAATGGTGGTTGTACCACTAATGATACTTTTAGCACCCATGATGTATCCGCAAGTGTGGCAGGATTTGCAAAACCTGAAGCAATCATTAGGCAATAATCAGTCTGGAAGTCGTTCTCAGCCACAGAGATTTGTCCAGTTAATGTTTGCTAGTGGCTGCTTTTTGTTTTTATCGCAAGTTCTGATTTATCTGGCCATTGGTCAAGTCCCCACCGGAGTGGCGATCGCCCTTTTCTTTGTCTATCCACTGATCAACGGGGTGTTATCCTGGCTTCTGTTCCGCGATCGCCCCGGTGTATTTCGCGCTAGTGCGATCGGCGCTATTTTCTGTGGTGAGGTGCTAGTTTTTGCGGGAGCAACCAGCACTGGTATAGGAACTACTCCCCTTGGTAGCATCACCGCAATTCTTGCTGGTGCAGCCTTTGCTTGTTACCTCATCCTGACCCGCGTATGTGCGGCTAAAGTCCATCCAGTATCTTTGTCTTTGATTAACTTCGTCACCATGTTGGGGTTGAGTTTTATCTTCTTGATGATACCGTTACCGGAAAACTGGAGCTTAGTTGTTGACCCTTCTAAGTTACTGGAAATTGTGTTAAGTGCTTTTATTTTGGGTGCTTTAACTCTATTGAGCTATGTATTTAGCCATATTGGGATCAATAAATTAGGTGGGTTGCGGTCAGCTATTATTAGTGCAAGTGTACCTATTTTGACAGTAATTCTTGCTGGTTTGGTACTTCAAGAAACTTTAAACATTGCCCAAATATTCGGAGTTTTATTCGTCACTTTTGGGGCAATTGCTTTTGGTATTGGCAAAATACAAAATCCCAACAAACCTGCCAATGCAGAAGGTTAA
- a CDS encoding inorganic phosphate transporter, translated as MEIPITLLLVALLAFYVAWNLGANDVANAMGTSVGSKAITLKQAIIIAGVLEFTGAVLFGHGVTETLSTKVANPTLFAATPQVLVTGMMTVLISCGLWLQIATSRGLPVSSSHAVVGAIAGFSWVALGVNAIDWSSIGLITIGWIFTPVISGAIAAFFYSQIKHWILEQPNQVSQLKEWIPWLSAVLLGVFGVIVLPSLTQPLTNVFINQFGVNIPPHDIPLITGAFAAVTLTLITWRQLEEAGEKIPSQPSTVNRQPSTVNNPIESIFARFQVLSACFVAFAHGSNDVGNAIAPLAAIVYINQTGQVPSDGITVPLWILVLGGVGIVGGLAVWGEKVIATIGENIIALQPSSGFCAELATATTILLASRMGLPVSTSHALVGGVVGIGLVQSLDSVKFQTLQGIATAWLVTVPVSAVLSAAIFSIARIFFF; from the coding sequence CAATAATTATTGCTGGGGTGTTGGAGTTTACTGGTGCTGTCTTATTTGGACATGGTGTAACAGAAACCCTGTCCACAAAAGTTGCTAACCCCACATTATTTGCAGCTACTCCCCAAGTTTTAGTTACTGGCATGATGACAGTATTAATTTCTTGTGGTTTATGGTTGCAAATTGCCACCTCCCGTGGTTTACCTGTATCTTCTTCTCATGCAGTTGTAGGTGCGATCGCTGGCTTTAGTTGGGTGGCTTTGGGAGTAAATGCCATTGATTGGTCATCCATTGGACTAATTACTATCGGTTGGATTTTCACCCCAGTGATTAGTGGAGCGATCGCCGCTTTCTTCTATAGTCAAATTAAACACTGGATTTTAGAACAACCAAACCAAGTATCCCAACTCAAAGAGTGGATTCCCTGGTTAAGTGCAGTTCTTCTAGGAGTATTTGGCGTAATTGTCCTCCCTTCCCTAACTCAACCCCTAACCAATGTCTTCATCAACCAATTCGGTGTCAACATTCCCCCCCACGATATCCCACTGATCACAGGTGCATTTGCCGCAGTCACACTGACGCTCATAACTTGGCGACAGCTAGAGGAGGCAGGGGAAAAAATCCCCAGCCAACCGTCAACCGTCAACCGTCAACCGTCAACCGTCAACAATCCCATCGAAAGCATATTCGCCCGCTTCCAAGTCCTGAGTGCTTGCTTTGTTGCCTTTGCACATGGTTCTAATGATGTGGGTAATGCGATCGCTCCTTTGGCGGCGATCGTTTATATCAATCAAACTGGTCAAGTCCCTAGTGATGGGATCACTGTTCCCTTGTGGATATTAGTTCTGGGTGGTGTGGGGATTGTTGGTGGTTTAGCTGTTTGGGGTGAAAAAGTTATTGCCACAATCGGCGAAAACATTATTGCTTTACAACCCAGTAGTGGATTTTGTGCGGAACTAGCAACCGCCACCACTATCTTACTTGCATCTCGCATGGGTTTACCCGTCTCCACTTCTCATGCCCTTGTGGGTGGTGTAGTTGGTATAGGACTAGTGCAGAGCCTCGATTCAGTTAAATTTCAGACTCTCCAGGGTATTGCTACCGCGTGGCTAGTGACAGTGCCTGTAAGCGCAGTTCTGAGCGCTGCCATCTTTAGCATTGCGCGGATTTTCTTTTTTTAA
- the hetR gene encoding heterocyst differentiation master regulator HetR: protein MSNDIDLIKRLGPSAMDQIMLYLAFSAMRTSGHRHGAFLDAAATAAKCAIYMTYLEQGQNLRMTGHLHHLEPKRVKIIVEEVRQALMEGKLLKTLGSQEPRYLIQFPYVWMEQYPWIPGRSRIPGTSLTSEEKRQIEHKLPSNLPDAQLVTSFEFLELIEFLHKRSQEDLPPEHRMELSEALAEHIKRRLLYSGTVTRIDSPWGMPFYALTRPFYAPADDQERTYIMVEDTARYFRMMKDWAEKRPNAMRALEELDVPPERWDEAMQELDEIIRTWADKYHQVGGIPMILQMVFGRKED, encoded by the coding sequence ATGAGTAACGACATCGATCTGATCAAGCGTCTTGGCCCCAGTGCAATGGATCAGATCATGCTATATCTGGCTTTTAGCGCCATGAGGACGAGCGGGCATAGGCATGGAGCATTCTTAGATGCAGCAGCAACGGCGGCTAAGTGTGCCATTTACATGACTTATCTAGAGCAAGGACAAAACCTCCGGATGACCGGACATTTGCACCACCTAGAGCCAAAACGGGTCAAAATCATTGTAGAGGAAGTCAGACAAGCCCTGATGGAGGGCAAACTGCTCAAGACCTTAGGTTCCCAAGAACCCCGGTATTTGATTCAGTTTCCCTATGTCTGGATGGAACAGTACCCTTGGATACCAGGGCGATCGCGCATTCCCGGTACAAGCCTCACAAGTGAAGAAAAAAGACAAATTGAGCATAAGTTACCCAGCAATCTTCCCGACGCTCAGTTAGTTACTTCCTTTGAGTTTTTGGAGTTGATCGAATTTCTCCATAAGCGATCGCAAGAGGATCTGCCCCCAGAACATCGCATGGAGTTAAGCGAAGCCCTGGCAGAGCATATCAAGCGTCGTCTGCTTTACTCTGGCACGGTGACAAGAATTGATTCTCCTTGGGGAATGCCCTTCTATGCCCTGACTCGTCCCTTCTATGCCCCAGCAGACGACCAAGAGCGGACTTATATTATGGTGGAAGATACCGCTCGGTATTTCCGCATGATGAAAGACTGGGCAGAAAAGCGGCCAAACGCTATGCGAGCCTTAGAAGAACTCGATGTGCCACCAGAGCGCTGGGATGAAGCCATGCAGGAACTGGATGAAATTATCCGTACCTGGGCTGATAAATATCACCAAGTAGGTGGTATCCCCATGATTTTACAAATGGTGTTTGGTAGAAAAGAAGATTAA